GCCTCCGAGACAGGGGCCACAGGTGGGTGCGCTCACCACCGCGCCGGCCGCAAGAAAGGTTTCGATGAGTCCCTCTTTTAAGGCCTGCCGGTAAATCTCCTGGGTGGCCGGGATGATGATGAGCCTGACCGATGGGGCCACCTTCTTTCCCTTGAGGATCTTCCCTGCCACCCTCAGGTCGTCGAGATGGCCGTTGGTGCAGGAGCCGATCACGACCTGATCGATCTCGATCTTTCCGAGCTCCCTTACGTCCTTCACGTTGGAGGGAAGGTGAGGAAGGGCCACCAGGGGATGGATCTTTGAGACGTCGTATTCCCTCACCTCCACATAACTTGCCTCTGGATCGCTAAGGTAGATCTTATAAGGACGGTTCGCCCGTTTCCGGACGAATTGAAGGGTGATCTCATCGGGCACCATGATCCCGTTCTTCCCACCGGCCTCGATGGCCATATTGGCCATCGTGAAGCGGCCGGACATGGGCAGCTTCGCGATCGCCTCACCGCAGAACTCCATCGCCCTGTATCGGGCGCCGTCGACCCCGATGTCGGCGATGGTGGCCAAGATGAGATCCTTGCCGGAGACCCATGGGTTCAATCGGCCGCGATAGATGAACTTCATGCTCTCGGGTACTCTCAGCCAGACCTTTCCCGTGGCCATGGCCGCCCCGAGATCCGTGCTCCCCACGCCGGTGGAGAAGGCCCCCAGGGCGCCGTAGGTACAGGTATGGCTGTCCGCTCCCACCACGACATCCCCTGGCAGAACGAGTCCCTTCTCCGGGAGGAGGACATGCTCGATCCCGCAGAGGCCCACCTCGAAGTAATGGGTCAGGCGCTGGGCCTTCGCAAATTCTCGGAGGATCTTGCACTGTTCCGCAGAGGGGATGTCCTTCGCAGGGGTAAAGTGATCCGGAACCAAGGCCACCCGGTTTCGGTTGAAGACCTTCTTGGCCCCGATCTCGTTGAAGGCCTGGATGGCCAGGGGTGCGGTGATGTCGTTTGCCAGGGCGAGATCGATTCGGACATCGATCAGCTCTCCCGGGAAGACCACCTTCTTGCCCGCATGGGCCGCCAGGATCTTTTCGGTGATGGTCATGGGAGGTTTGGTGTTCATCGACGCTCTATGTCCCTATGAGTTTCTGTTTTTTGAACTCGATCTTGTTGAGGGCATTGATGTAGGCCTTGGCGCTGGCCACGATGACGTCGGTATCGGCGCCCTGTCCGATGACGGTCTGGCCCTTCTCCTCCAATCGCACCGTCACCTCGCCCTGGGCCTCGGTCCCTCCGGTGATCGCATTGATCGCAAACTGCAGGAGCTTGGAGCGGGTGCGGGTGATCTTCTTGATCGTCTTGAAGGTGGCATCGACCGGACCGTCGCCGAAGCCCGCCTCCTGGATCAGTTTGCCGTCCACCTCCATCTTGACCGTGGCCGTGGGGACGGTCATGTTTCCAGCCACCACATTGAGATAGACGAGCTTGTAACGGCGAGGGACTCGAAGGACCTCTTCAACCACGATCGACTCGATATCTTCGTCGTAGATCTCTCGTTTTTTGTCGGCCAGTTGCTTGAAACGGGAGAAGGCCAGCTCCAGTTCCTCCTCCGACAGTTTATAACCAAGGTTTTTGATCTTTTCCTTAAAGGCGTGGCGGCCGGAGAGTTTTCCCAGGACGAGAGAGGACTTGGGAATCCCTACCGATTCGGGGGTCATGATCTCGTAGGTCAATTTCTCCTTGAGGATCCCGTCTTGATGGATGCCGGATTGGTGGGCGAAGGCGTTTGCGCCTACGATGGCCTTGTTCGGTTGGACGACCATCCCCGTAATTTTGGAGACGAGGCGGCTGGTGGTATAAATATGTTTCGGGTTGATCCGGGTTTGGAAGGGAAGCAGGTCCTTTCGGGTCCGGAGGGCCATCACCACCTCTTCGAGGGAGGTGTTTCCGGCCCGTTCGCCGATGCCGTTGATGGTACATTCGACCTGCCGGGCCCCGTTCTGGATGGCGGCGATGGAGTTGGCCACGGCCAGGCCGAGGTCGTTATGGCAGTGGACGCTCAGGGTGACCTTCTCGATCCCCCTGACCTTCTTCCGGAGATCGGAGATGAGCTGGCCGAATTCGGAGGGAATGGCATAGCCCACGGTATCCGGGATATTGATAGTGGTGGCCCCGGCCTCGATGGCCGCCTCGCAGACCGCGGCGAGAAATTCGAATTGGCTGCGGGTGGCATCCATCGCGGAGAATTCGACGTTGGGGGTATAACGCTTGGCTCTCGCCACGGATTGGACGGCAATCCGGAGGACCTCTTCCTTCGACTTCTTGAGCTGATATTTGAGGTGAATGTCCGAGGTCGAGATGAAGGTATGGATCAGGGGGGAGTGGGCGACCTTGATCGCCTCCCAGGCCCGATCGATGTCCTGAGGATTGGCCCGGGCCAGGGCTGCGACCTGGGACCGCTTGATCTTCTTGGCGATCTCCCGGACCGCTTCAAAATCCCCCTCCGAGGAGATGGGAAAGCCCGCTTCGATCACGTCGACATTCAATTTCTCGAGCTGTTCGGCGATCCTGACCTTTTCCGCGACATTCATCGTCGCGCCTGGAGATTGTTCTCCATCGCGGAGGGTCGTGTCAAAGATCCTCACCCATTGCGTCATCTCTTGCTCTCCTTACACCCTTCGATGGCTCTTCCCCGTCGGCAGAAAAACCCTTCTCGATTCCCCCGCGGTCAAAGACCTCCATCACCCTTTTGAAAAATTCGTCTTCCTCCTCGATTTTCGTTTCGATGCGGAGGGCGTAGAGGGGAAGGGGCTCAATCGGGAAAGATTTCAGCTTGACCCAATCTTTCTCCGTCGTGATGATCAACTCTAATTTTTTAACTTCTTCCCGAAGGGATGTCAAATCGCGGAGCCGGTAGCGGTGATGATCGGGGAAGATCCTTTCCTTCACCACCTCCCCGCCCAAACGGCGGATCAGGGAGGAGAAATCCTCCGGCCGGGCGATCCCCGAAAGGGCCAGGACCTTCCTCCCTTTGAGAAGGGCGAGAGGGGCCATGGTTCCATCGGGTTCGACCAACCCGGTGGGGACGAAACGGCTGTAAAAAACAGGCGCGCCGGGATGGATCTGATGGAGCTGTCTCTGGAGCCTCCGGCAGGCTTCGAGGTCCTCCGCTTTGGTCAGGACGAAGAGGCTTGCCCTTTTGAGGTGGAAGAGGGGTTCTCTCAGGATCCCGCGCGGGAAGAGATGGCCATCGCCGAAGCCCACCTGGGAGTCGACGAGAACGATGTCGAGATCCCGAGCGAGGCGGAGGTGCTGAAATCCGTCGTCGAGGAGGAGACCCTTAACGGAGAATTGCTCCAAGGCCAGGGTCCCTGTCTGGAAACGGTCCTTTCCGACCAGGACGGGGATGCCCTTTAAGGTGTGGGCCATCAGAAAAGGCTCATCTCCGGCCTCGTCGGGAGGGAGGAGGATCTCCCGTCCATCGGTGACCAGAGACGCTCGCCTCTTTTTCCTCCGATACCCCCTGCTCAAGATCGCAACCCGGATTCCCCTTTCTTTCAGGCCCCTGGCCAGCGCCATCACCAGGGGGGTCTTTCCCGTGCCACCCATGGTGATGTTCCCGACGCTGAGGACAGGCTTGGGAAGCTTCTTGCTTTGGATGAGGTGGAGTTCATAGAGGAGGGATCTGATCCGGACGGCCCAACCATAAGGGAGGGAAAAGAGCAGGAGAGGGGCGAGGAAGAATTTTTCCCCCTTCGTTTTTTCTCTCTTGTATAGAACCTGGTCGAAGCGCCGGACCATACCCATTTCCGCATTCGGGGAGCGGGCGTTGGGAGGAATTCTCCCTCAAAGGAGAAACGGCCGAATTTTATCAACGATCCTATCTGTGGCTCCCCGATGTCTCTGAAGGAATTGAAATCCCTTCTCTCCGATCTCCCTCCTGGTTTTCTCATCGGAGAGGAGCCGTCTCAACTGGGCTGAAAGGTCCTCTTTGTCCTTGACCAGGACCGCCCCGCCCTCGGCGGTCAGGCGTCGGGAGATCTCTAAGAAATTGAACATATAAGGGCCAAAGAGGACGCATCTTTTATAAAAAAGGGGTTCGAGGGGATTGTGACCGCCGATGGAAACCAGGCTTCCACCGATAAAAACGAGGGTCCCGAGACGGTAGAGCTTCATCAGCTCGCCCATCGTATCGAGGAGAATCACCTTCGCCTCCGATCCCTTTTGTGCGCTGCGATGGGACCTTCGCTCCCAGGGAAGATCCCTCTCGATCAGGAGCTTTTCCACCTGAGCGAGTCGATCGAGGTGCCGGGGGGCCAGAAGGAGCGTGAGGGAAGGATGGGCCTTCCTGAGGTCCTGAAACACATCGAGGAGGATTTCTTCCTCTCCGGCATGGGTGGAGCCCGCGATCAGGAGAGGTTCATTCCCCTGAAGTTTCAGAGAGGCCAAAAGCTCCTGGATCGATTCGGTCTCCAGTGGGGGCGGGATCTGATCGAATTTGATATTCCCGACGACCTCCGTACGCTCGGGAGGGGCGCCGATGGTGATGATCCGACCCCGATCCTCTTCGGTCTGCATCAGGAAGAGTTGGATGGCATGGAGAGACCTTTTGAAGAAGGGCCTGAGCCAGAGGTATCCCCTGAGGGACCGTTCGGAGATGCGACCGTTGAAGAGGACGACGGGAAGGGACCTCCTCCCCGAGCGAACGAGGAGGTTAGGCCAGAGCTCGGTTTCTGCGATCATCAGGAGGCGCGGGTTCAGCCTTTTTAAGACCCTCCGGATCAGAAGAGGGTGGTCGAGGGGGAAATAGAGGACCCCGTCGATTTCGGGGAGGAGCCGCTTTGCGGTCTCGCGTCCGGTGGAGGTCATCGTGGTCAGGAGGACGGTCAGATCCGGGATCTCGGTACGAATTCTCTTGAGAAGGGGGATGCAGCAGAGCACCTCTCCGACCGATGCCGCATGAACCCAGAGGGGCCGTTTCGAAGCGAGGTCCGGATATCCTCCCAATCGCTCTTTCAGGAGGCTTCGAGGTCGTTTGCCGAGGAGGACCTGAATCCAACGATAAGGGACGTAGAAAAGCAAGAGGCCGGTCAGAAGGAGGTTGTAAAGAAAATGGGTCATGGGACGATTCGAGGCTCTTTTTCGAAATAGCGGTCCGCCTCTTCTGTGAGTTCGTTGAGCCGCCTCTCCACGAGACGCCTCATGGATTCGAGGTAATCCCGATCCCCTTTGGATTCGACATAGATCGGCTCTCCCCAGACGAAGACCCCTTTGGAGAAAGGAAAGGGGAGGAGAAAACGGTCCCATGTCTTGAAGACCTTCTTCTTGGAGGCATTGAAGCTGATGGGCAGGATCGGTCTGCCCGTGCGCCGGGCCAGTTCGATGACGCCCACCTGGAGCTGGTGGCGGGGGCCCCGGGGACCATCCGGGACGATGGCGACGTCGGATCCGCTCTGGATGGCCCTCACCATTTCCCACAAGGCCTTAGCGCCCCCTTTATGGGAGGAACCGTAAATGGGCTGAAAGCCGAACTTTTTCAGGGAGCGTCCGATGATCTGGCCGTCACGATGGGGGGAGACGAGGAAGCTGAGCCTCTTTCCCCGGTAACCGAGGGGCATCATGAGAAGCCGATCGTGCCAGAAGGCGGCGATAAAGGGGATCCCTTTTTCGACCAACGTGCTCTGAATATGGGGATTGACGACCTCGAATCGCATCGTCCAGCCGAGTAGCCTGATCGCCCAGTAGGCCAACGGAGGACCGAGCCATTCGACCAATCTCTTTTTTATCCGCTTCTTTTTCGACATGGCATCCCATCGGGAGGTGAGGCTCGGGCATCGGCCCGCCGCCCATCCGTTTTAGCCTCGTCGGGCTCCTTCCATGGAGCGTTTGGTCTTGATGGGCTGCCGGAGGCTTTTCCGGTCGGGCCGGAATTGAAGCTCGTAGAGGCGACGATATTCGCCACCGACCCGGATCAGCTCCTCGTGAGTTCCCTGTTCCACGATCCTTCCGTGGGAGAGGACGACGATCCGGTTGGCATTTCGTATGGTGGAGAGGCGATGGGCGATCACGAAGGCGGTTCGGCCCTTCATCAGGACATCCATGGCCTTCTGGACCTCGGCCTCGGACTCGGAGTCGAGGG
This is a stretch of genomic DNA from Thermodesulfobacteriota bacterium. It encodes these proteins:
- the leuC gene encoding 3-isopropylmalate dehydratase large subunit, which gives rise to MNTKPPMTITEKILAAHAGKKVVFPGELIDVRIDLALANDITAPLAIQAFNEIGAKKVFNRNRVALVPDHFTPAKDIPSAEQCKILREFAKAQRLTHYFEVGLCGIEHVLLPEKGLVLPGDVVVGADSHTCTYGALGAFSTGVGSTDLGAAMATGKVWLRVPESMKFIYRGRLNPWVSGKDLILATIADIGVDGARYRAMEFCGEAIAKLPMSGRFTMANMAIEAGGKNGIMVPDEITLQFVRKRANRPYKIYLSDPEASYVEVREYDVSKIHPLVALPHLPSNVKDVRELGKIEIDQVVIGSCTNGHLDDLRVAGKILKGKKVAPSVRLIIIPATQEIYRQALKEGLIETFLAAGAVVSAPTCGPCLGGHMGVLAEGEKALATTNRNFRGRMGHAESEVYLCGPAVAAASAIKGRICHPEEVLRK
- a CDS encoding 2-isopropylmalate synthase translates to MTQWVRIFDTTLRDGEQSPGATMNVAEKVRIAEQLEKLNVDVIEAGFPISSEGDFEAVREIAKKIKRSQVAALARANPQDIDRAWEAIKVAHSPLIHTFISTSDIHLKYQLKKSKEEVLRIAVQSVARAKRYTPNVEFSAMDATRSQFEFLAAVCEAAIEAGATTINIPDTVGYAIPSEFGQLISDLRKKVRGIEKVTLSVHCHNDLGLAVANSIAAIQNGARQVECTINGIGERAGNTSLEEVVMALRTRKDLLPFQTRINPKHIYTTSRLVSKITGMVVQPNKAIVGANAFAHQSGIHQDGILKEKLTYEIMTPESVGIPKSSLVLGKLSGRHAFKEKIKNLGYKLSEEELELAFSRFKQLADKKREIYDEDIESIVVEEVLRVPRRYKLVYLNVVAGNMTVPTATVKMEVDGKLIQEAGFGDGPVDATFKTIKKITRTRSKLLQFAINAITGGTEAQGEVTVRLEEKGQTVIGQGADTDVIVASAKAYINALNKIEFKKQKLIGT
- the lpxK gene encoding tetraacyldisaccharide 4'-kinase, producing the protein MGMVRRFDQVLYKREKTKGEKFFLAPLLLFSLPYGWAVRIRSLLYELHLIQSKKLPKPVLSVGNITMGGTGKTPLVMALARGLKERGIRVAILSRGYRRKKRRASLVTDGREILLPPDEAGDEPFLMAHTLKGIPVLVGKDRFQTGTLALEQFSVKGLLLDDGFQHLRLARDLDIVLVDSQVGFGDGHLFPRGILREPLFHLKRASLFVLTKAEDLEACRRLQRQLHQIHPGAPVFYSRFVPTGLVEPDGTMAPLALLKGRKVLALSGIARPEDFSSLIRRLGGEVVKERIFPDHHRYRLRDLTSLREEVKKLELIITTEKDWVKLKSFPIEPLPLYALRIETKIEEEDEFFKRVMEVFDRGGIEKGFSADGEEPSKGVRRARDDAMGEDL
- a CDS encoding 3-deoxy-D-manno-octulosonic acid transferase, with the translated sequence MTHFLYNLLLTGLLLFYVPYRWIQVLLGKRPRSLLKERLGGYPDLASKRPLWVHAASVGEVLCCIPLLKRIRTEIPDLTVLLTTMTSTGRETAKRLLPEIDGVLYFPLDHPLLIRRVLKRLNPRLLMIAETELWPNLLVRSGRRSLPVVLFNGRISERSLRGYLWLRPFFKRSLHAIQLFLMQTEEDRGRIITIGAPPERTEVVGNIKFDQIPPPLETESIQELLASLKLQGNEPLLIAGSTHAGEEEILLDVFQDLRKAHPSLTLLLAPRHLDRLAQVEKLLIERDLPWERRSHRSAQKGSEAKVILLDTMGELMKLYRLGTLVFIGGSLVSIGGHNPLEPLFYKRCVLFGPYMFNFLEISRRLTAEGGAVLVKDKEDLSAQLRRLLSDEKTRREIGEKGFQFLQRHRGATDRIVDKIRPFLL
- a CDS encoding lysophospholipid acyltransferase family protein, which codes for MSKKKRIKKRLVEWLGPPLAYWAIRLLGWTMRFEVVNPHIQSTLVEKGIPFIAAFWHDRLLMMPLGYRGKRLSFLVSPHRDGQIIGRSLKKFGFQPIYGSSHKGGAKALWEMVRAIQSGSDVAIVPDGPRGPRHQLQVGVIELARRTGRPILPISFNASKKKVFKTWDRFLLPFPFSKGVFVWGEPIYVESKGDRDYLESMRRLVERRLNELTEEADRYFEKEPRIVP